In Papaver somniferum cultivar HN1 chromosome 9, ASM357369v1, whole genome shotgun sequence, the genomic stretch CTAAGAATGACTTAGTTTAAGTTTCAACCactcctttaaatcttgaattTAAACTACAAAGTACAAACCAACACGCGCATAATAACAAAAACCCGTAACAAAAGTCTTAAACGATCAATCTTGACGGCACAACTCTTACTTATGAGCCTTGACAGGAGACCCTCTAATGCCCTCTGTACAACACCACAACATGCGTTGCATCATAGGGTGTACTGCATAAAcgaatcattttttttctttttcacggGTGAAATAGAAAATTCATTGGAAATAGGTACTTAGAGATGCCTCAACCTAATGATTATAATCGAACAAAAAGGGAAACCGAAAAGAAATTTGGTTACCGAggaataaaaacacaaaaaaattaCAGAAACCGGTATAACGAttctcataaagagtgagcccaAACATCCTTGTATTCCATTTGTTTACTGCATAAATGAATCATGTCTATGCTCCaaacaaaaatacaaagaaaaaagagagaatcaTCGTCAATCTCCACAAAATACTTAGACGAGTTATTCCACAGGAGAAATCTGATCCGTGTGGACTTAATGCAATATGAGAGCTTAGCTTGATAAGACCAAGATAAGAAACTTCGAAAGCATATTTGTTTGGTTAAAACGTTCTCTCGGGGATCATTCCATTCACGTCACCTAAACGATATACTCGTGAAAACAACGTAATTTCCTACTATCTTGCGGCGTAGTTTTGAGTACATGCATGAATTAAGACCATGTTAGTTGTAATTTGGCAGACGACTTCCAAACATTTGACTGCCATACTACCTAATCTCTTTGAAAAACTAATAATTTAATAAAGCCACCACCACAATTACGCTTGCAAAAGTTAGCTGTTTCTCATTTTTAAGTTCCTATATATAAAGATAGATGGAAAAACCATTTGATCCCCATAAACACAAACGCTTTtacaaaaaaagagaaaaagagataGAGACTGAAGACTCAGAGTTGCTAAATCAGTTTAAGAAACTCTAATAAATTACAAAGAGGAATCAGAGATTACGAGATAAACCATGACAAGAGGGATACTTGAGGTGTTGCTTATTGCTGGTTGTGATTTAAAGAAGGCCCATTTCTTCGGTATATACTCTAGCTAGTTTCTTGGTCTTGTATACTTTCTGAAATTTAGttctggatttttttttatttttttttttggttttggctAGTTGAACAGGTTCTGTATGGTGAATTCATAAATTGTAGGGAAAAGGAATCCTTATGTAATAATAAAGTATGATTATCATAGTCGGACGAGCAAGATTGCCCAAGGTAATTTTGATTGCTTATTTAGTTTAGTCATGTAGTATTAAGTTAAAATTGATTTACGGATAATCGAAACGATTTAGAATTAGTGCATGCAAACTTGCAGGAAAAGGACCGCATTCACGAAGGAAGAGGGTATGGGACGAAACATTTACATTTGATGTCGATTATCCAGATGCTGAACTTAAAAAAGACCATGAGTTGAAAATCTCATTCACGGTCATGGAGAGAAGTCATAGTTGTTGCTTCATTAAGGACACATTCATTGGAGAAGCGACGTAAGTATTTTATTTCAACGTAATGTATTTCTTTTAACAGTGATGTATTTTAATGTATTTGTTGTGAAGAGATTTGTGTATATTCATGTTATCTTCCAGGGTTTACATAAAGGACGTACTGTCGCTAGGAGCAGAAGTGGGAAAAGCTGCAATAAGACCGACAGAATACCGAGTTGTCCTCCGTAACAAGGTATACCATGGAGAAATTCGAGTGGCCGTATCATTTCGAAAGGTAGAAGATGAGAAAGATCAAGATGTGGAGGACGGAAAGAAAGTTCAATCACTGATAAATGAGTGAATACTAATTAACTATATAATTTACTCATCAGGTAGACCGGGAGAGAGCATTCTTTCTTTGTTATATGATTATACTCTATTTGTTCATTTGCTCAAGACCATGTACATGTGTGTATAAATTGTTTCAAATTTTGTGTAAGTGCCAATTTGATAATTATCATATGTGATTAATCTAGAAAATATGTAAAAGGTGATAATAATGTTACGAGAAATTGGGATTCGAAATTTCACCATATAATTCATGCATGCGATGCGATTCAAATATTTATTCTAGACAACTATAGCTTAAATAATAAATATGGACTCTGATTTTTTGCCATGTAGCTATTCGAAAATATTAATTATAAATTATAAGCATGCATCAAAaactcttacgtctaagcatgcatcatcaaacaaaatcacaactaatcaatgaaaatcataaatcaattaaaatgagtgcaaaagtcataaaagaattaaatataattaccacaagcatgaaatatggcttccccgtcatcccagtattgggattTCGCTCCTCATGTCGAAAAACATTCCCAAaagatttattcatggctcaaaaagttgtgcaattgcaacgtttataagtgtTGCCGA encodes the following:
- the LOC113309302 gene encoding elicitor-responsive protein 1-like, yielding MTRGILEVLLIAGCDLKKAHFFGKRNPYVIIKYDYHSRTSKIAQGKGPHSRRKRVWDETFTFDVDYPDAELKKDHELKISFTVMERSHSCCFIKDTFIGEATVYIKDVLSLGAEVGKAAIRPTEYRVVLRNKVYHGEIRVAVSFRKVEDEKDQDVEDGKKVQSLINE